Sequence from the Thermodesulfatator atlanticus DSM 21156 genome:
AACAGCCAAACCTTAACCCCTATCACACCATATTTGGTATTGGCTTCTGCAAAACCATAATCAATATCAGCACGAAGGGTATGAAGCGGAACTCTTCCTTCACGGTACCATTCCTTACGCGCGATCTCAGCTCCCCCAAGACGCCCCTTACACTGCACCCTGATGCCCTGGGCCCCAAAACGCATGGCCAGCGCCACCGCCCTTTTCATGGCACGCCTGAAAGAGACACGACGCTCAAGCTGCATAGCGATATTTTCAGCCACAAGCTGCGCATCAAGCTCTGGGCGTCTTACTTCCACGATATCGATATGAATCTCTTTTCCTTCGGTAAGTTCTTCTAAAGCCTTTTTAAGGGCTTCGATCTCAACGCCTTTTTTACCGATAACGATTCCTGGGCGAGCAGTATGAATAATAATGCGAACTTTATTTGCTGCCCGCTCTATTTCTATTTTTGAGATTCCCGCATGCTTTAAGCGCTCCTTGATAAAACGGCGAATCTTAAAATCTTCGTGTACCAGTTTAGGAAAATCATTCTTGGCAAACCAGCGGGAATCCCAAGTCCTGGTAATCCCTATTCTCAACCCTATGGGATTTACTTTCTGACCCAAAGCTCGCCCTCCTTAACTATTTCTCTGGTTTTTCTTCCACCACAATGGTGATATGACTGGTGCGTTTTAAGATACGACTTGCCCTACCAAAGGCCCGTGGCCAAATACGTTTAAGACGCGGCCCTTCATCCACATAGGCCCTT
This genomic interval carries:
- the rpsC gene encoding 30S ribosomal protein S3, which produces MGQKVNPIGLRIGITRTWDSRWFAKNDFPKLVHEDFKIRRFIKERLKHAGISKIEIERAANKVRIIIHTARPGIVIGKKGVEIEALKKALEELTEGKEIHIDIVEVRRPELDAQLVAENIAMQLERRVSFRRAMKRAVALAMRFGAQGIRVQCKGRLGGAEIARKEWYREGRVPLHTLRADIDYGFAEANTKYGVIGVKVWLFKGEVLPEKGEMAPLNI